GACATCGTTTTCCTTGGGCGCGATATAGAGCGGATAGCGCGGATGCAGCAGCCGCACGGGGCGCGTGAGCGTGATGCCCGGCGCGTGCACGCGCGCGACTTCGCCGCGAATGCCGCGCAAACCCGGCAGCGCAGGTTTGGCGCCTAGCCCGCGGCAGTCGATCGTCACGCGCGCGGGCGGCGGATTGGCCTCGTCGACCGTGGTGTGCCAGTGGGCTTCCACGCCACGCTCGGCGAGCCCCGCCGCCAGCGCGGCCAACGCCTGGCGATTGTCGAGCTGCCCCTCGCCTTCGAGCAGCCAGCCGCGCGCGAAGCGCCCGGCGAGCGCCGGTTCGGCGGCGTCGAGTTGCGCGCCTGCGAGCGCGACGAAGTTCGCATCGGCGAGAGCACGCGGCGCGTTGGCGCGCACGCGGCGCTCGAAGAGCGGCGCTTCGGTGCGATCGGCGGTATGCCAGACCACGAGCGTGCCATTGCGCTGGAAGAACACGGGCTCCGGCAACTCGGCGAGGATGCGCGGCCACGTGTCGAGCGACGCGACGCCAAGCTCGGTGATCAGCAACTCGGCAACGGCGGCCTCCGCGAGCGGCGCGAGCATGGCCGCCGCGACCCAGGCCGCGGCCTCGCCGCCTTCGGGGCCGCCACGCTCGTAGAGTGCGACGCGATGGCCCTCGCCGGCAAGACGCCATGCGACGAGTCGGCCGCTCAAGCCGCCGCCGAGCACGGCGAAGTCGGGCACGCGGCCCGCGCTGCGGTGATGGGCGCGACTCATGACGGCGCTCCGTCACGCAGGGCGAACGCGATAAAAATCGGGGAACAAAGAGAATAGGCGGTCATCGTATCCTTTCCGTACGGCAGCAGCAGACGTACCCAAGGACGAAACCGGCTGGCAAGGCCGACCGTGGAGGCTATGCGGCGCAGACGGCCCGTACGTCCTGATAGGGAATGCGTACGAACCCGTGCGCCCAAAGCGCAGCCCGGCGGGAATCCTGGCGCCCCTGCACATGCTGGGCGCTCCGGTAAGACTTTCTGGAAACTTCCCGCGCCGGTATTACCCGGATCGGGTGCGAAGGGTCTCTCTCAGCCTCAGTACGGCATGCCCGGCATACCGGTGAAGCACCCCTGTTTCGTCAAGGTCGATTAGACCACAAAAGGCGCGCGGCCCGCAAACCTCGGCGGAACGGGAGTCCCGCTCTGGCACAATGGTCCGAACCCGCCTCTTTCGCCTCCCGAGCCCGCGCGGTGAGACAATGGGCGCCACGCTACGGCGGCGCCGGCGTGCGCTTTTGCCTCCGTTTTTTGCCCATTAAGACTCACTTAAGCGCCCGGCGACAGAATCGCTGCAAAAAATCGCTGCACCGCCGCCATGCGGCGCAAAGCGCATGCCCCCAGCGGGCCGCCACATCTTCAGGACGCACATGACCAATCAACCTGCCCGCGCCACGCCCGATCAGAACGAGCACCAGAAGATCACCGCGTGGAGCCTGATCAAGCCCTACTGGGTATCCGAGGAACGCTGGATCGCCTGGGGGCTGCTCGTCGCGATCATCGTGATGAACCTGCTAGTCGTGTGGATCAACGTGCGGCTCAACGGCTGGAGCGCGGAGTTCTACAACGCGTTGCAGGCCAAGGACGTCAAACGCTTCCCGCCGTTGTTGATGACCTTCACCGAACTGGCGTTCGGCTTCATCATCCTCGCGGTGTATGGCCGGTATCTGCGCCAGATGCTCGGCTTTCGCTGGCGCCAGTGGCTCACCACGCGCTTCCTGAGCGATTGGCTCGGCAAGGGCGCGTTCTACCGTATCGAGCGCGACCGCCTCGCCGACAACCCCGACCAGCGGATCAGCGACGACCTCCAGTCGTTCGCCACGACCACGCTCTCGCTCACGCTCGACCTGCTCTCCACGGTCGTCACACTCATCTCGTTCATCACGATCCTGTGGACGCTCGCGGGTGCGCTCACGATCACGCTGGGCGGCACGCCGCTCGCGATTCCGGGCTACATGGTGTGGGCCGCCGCGCTCTACGCCGTGTTCGGCTCGCTCGTGATCCAGAAGGTCGGCCACCCGCTCGTGTCGATCAACTACCAGCAACAAAAGGTGGAGGCGGACTTCCGCTTCGGCCTGATCCGCCTGCGCGAGAACGCCGAGCAGATCGCCCTCTACGACGGCATGGACACCGAGCGCGGCAACGCGCAAGGCCTCTTCCAGCACATCCGCGAGAACTGGTGGCGCGTGATGAAGTACACGAAGCGCCTCACCTTCGTGCTGAGCTTCTACGGCCAGATCGCCATCATCTTCCCGCTCGTCGTGGCCGCGCCGCGCTACTTCGCGGGCGCCTTCACGTTCGGCGTGCTGATGCAGATCTCGCAGGCGTTCGGCACCGTGAGCGACTCGTTCTCGTGGTTCATCAACAGTTACTCCACGCTGGTCGAATGGCGCGCTACCGTGAATCGTCTGCGCGAATTCGTGCGTGTGGTGCACTCGCCGCGCCTGAAGGAATCGGTCTCGCCCGCCACCGAGCACGGCGGCATCAACCTGCACTTCATCGACAGCAGCGAGCTCGCCACCGAGCACCTCAAGCTCGCGCTGCCCAACGGCATGCCGCTCTCCGAAGTGCGCGACATCGCCATCAAGCCGGGTTCGCGCTGGCTCGTGCGCGGCCCCTCGGGCGCGGGCAAGAGCACGCTCATGCGCGCGCTCGCGGGCCTTTGGCCATTTGGCGAAGGCTCGATCGACGCGCCTGTCGATGCGCGCATGATGTTCATCCCGCAGCAGAGCTATCTGCCCATCGGCACGCTCAAGGCGGCGCTCACCTATCCCTCGCCCGCCGACGACTATAGCGACGAGGACTGCCGCGAAGCGCTGCGCGCCTGCCGCCTCGACGAGTATGCGGATCGTCTCGGCGAGTCGGCGCACTGGTCGCGCGTGCTCTCGCCGGGCGAGCAGCAACGCCTCGCGGGCGCGCGCGTGCTGCTGCACAAGCCCGACTATCTGTTCCTCGACGAAGCGACGAGCGCGCTCGACCCCGATAACGAAAGCCGTCTCTACAAGCTGTTCGTGGAGCGCCTGCCGAAGGCGGCGATCGTGAGCGTGGCGCACCGCGAGTCGCTTGCGGCGTACCACCACGAAACGCTCGAGATCGAGCGCATGCCTGAAGAGCGGGTTGCCGCGTGAGCGCAAGTTCGGCGCGCGTCGTCCTGATTACGGGCGCGGGCTCGGGTATCGGCGCGGCGCTCGCGCGTCGCATCGCAGCGCCTGGTGTGTCGTTGATGCTGCACGCACGCGGTGCGGATGAGGCGTCGCGTGCGCGGCTCATAACCGTCAGCGCGGACTGTGAGCAACGGGGCGCCATCTGCGCCACGACATGCGGCGATCTGGCGGAGCGCGGCAACGCAGCGGCGCTCGTGGATGCCACACTCGCGTACTTCGGCGCGCTCGACCAGATCGTCGCCAACGCCGGACATGCGCAGCGCCAAACGCTCGCCACGCTCGACGCCGCGTCGCTCGAAAGCGCATTCGCGGCCATGCCCGCCGCGTTCGCTGCGCTCGTGCAACGCGCGCGGCCGGCGCTGGAGCGCTCGGCGCGCGCCCGCGTCGTCGCGCTGAGTTCGTTCGTCGCGCACCGCTACCGCGCCGGCGCGCCGTTCGCCGCGACTGGCGCCGCGAAGGCCGCGCTCGAATCGCTCGCGAAAACCGCCGCCGCGGAGCTGGCGCCGCACGGTGTGACCGTGAACTGCGTCGCGCCCGGCTATACGCGCAAGGACCAAGGCCCCACGCCGGAAAACGCGCCGGTGTGGGAGCGCGCGGCGCAGGAAACGCCGCTCGGCCACGTGGCGGATCCCACCGATGTCGCCGAACTCATCGCCTTCCTGCTTTCGGACGCCGCGCGCCACATCACGGGCCAGGTGATCCACATCGACGGCGGGCTCACGCTGTAGCGCCGTGCGGCCCCGCGCGCGCCATCGTTCGCTTGCTATCGAACTAAACATCGGATTGAGACGATAGCGGACGCCCCAAATTGCCCCTCGCCTCAGTACGCTTTCGCACCGTAAAATACCCACCCAGCACACCGGGGACGGGCGGCGTTGCACCGCGCAGCCCGCCAGCGTCGAGCGCACACGCCACCCAGGGCGTTTGCGCCAGCCGGGTCGCAAGCGCCGCACGCGCCGCCTGGCCGGCTCGTTGCGCGCACAACAAATATGGGGGAAGACACGCGATGGGCTACTTTCAATGGTTCACCGAGTTGAACGCGCGCGAGCGGCGCACGCTCTACGCGGGTTTCGGCGGCTACGCCGTCGACGCGTTCGACTTCATGATCTACTCGTTCCTGATCCCGACGCTCATCGCGACCTGGGGCATGACCAAGAGCGAGGCCGGCATGATCGCGACCAGCTCGCTGATCTCCTCGGCAATCGGCGGCTGGCTCGCCGGCATCCTCGCCGACCGCTACGGCCGCGTGCGCGTGCTGCAGTGGACCATCGCCACCTTCGCGGTCTTCACCTGCCTCTCCGGCTTCACGCACTCGTTCTGGCAGCTGCTCGCCACGCGCACGCTGCAAGGCATCGGCTTTGGCGGCGAATGGACGGTCGTCACGATGATGATGGCCGAAACGATCCGCTCGCCGCAGCATCGCGCCAAGGCCGTGGGCACGGTGCAGAGCAGCTGGTCGTTCGGCTGGGGCGCGGCCGCCATCCTCTACTGGGCCTTCTTCGCGCTGCTCCCCGAAGAGTACGCATGGCGCGCGTGCTTCTGGATCGGCATCGTGCCGGCACTGTGGATTTTCTATGTGCGCCGCAACGTGAGCGACCCCGATGTGTTCGTCGCGACGCGCCGCGCGCGCGAAAGCGGCGCGATGCGCAGCCACTTCATGCAGATCTTCGCGCCCGCGCATCTGGCCACGACCCTGCTCGGCAGTGCGCTGTGCACCGGCATGCTCGGCGGCTACTACGCGATCACCACGTGGCTGCCCACCTACCTCAAGACGGTGCGCCACCTCTCGGTGTTCAACACGAGCGGCTATCTGATCGTGCTGATCGTCGGCTCCTTTACGGGCTATATCGTCGGCGCGATTCTCTGCGACAAGATCGGCCGGCGCGCCTCGTTCATCCTGTTCGCCATCGGCTCGTTTGCGCTCGGCATGGCCTACACGATGCTGCCCATCACCGACACCGCCATGCTCCTGCTCGGCTTTCCGCTCGGCATCGTCGTGCAAGGCATTTTCGCGGGCGTGGGCGCGTATCTCTCCGAGCTCTACCCGAACGCGATCCGCGGCTCGGGCCAGGGCTTCTGCTACAACCTCGGGCGCGGCCTCGGCTCGTTTTTCCCCATTCTCGTCGGCGTGTTCGCGCAAACCAC
The Paraburkholderia acidiphila genome window above contains:
- a CDS encoding ABC transporter ATP-binding protein/permease; this translates as MTNQPARATPDQNEHQKITAWSLIKPYWVSEERWIAWGLLVAIIVMNLLVVWINVRLNGWSAEFYNALQAKDVKRFPPLLMTFTELAFGFIILAVYGRYLRQMLGFRWRQWLTTRFLSDWLGKGAFYRIERDRLADNPDQRISDDLQSFATTTLSLTLDLLSTVVTLISFITILWTLAGALTITLGGTPLAIPGYMVWAAALYAVFGSLVIQKVGHPLVSINYQQQKVEADFRFGLIRLRENAEQIALYDGMDTERGNAQGLFQHIRENWWRVMKYTKRLTFVLSFYGQIAIIFPLVVAAPRYFAGAFTFGVLMQISQAFGTVSDSFSWFINSYSTLVEWRATVNRLREFVRVVHSPRLKESVSPATEHGGINLHFIDSSELATEHLKLALPNGMPLSEVRDIAIKPGSRWLVRGPSGAGKSTLMRALAGLWPFGEGSIDAPVDARMMFIPQQSYLPIGTLKAALTYPSPADDYSDEDCREALRACRLDEYADRLGESAHWSRVLSPGEQQRLAGARVLLHKPDYLFLDEATSALDPDNESRLYKLFVERLPKAAIVSVAHRESLAAYHHETLEIERMPEERVAA
- a CDS encoding FAD-dependent oxidoreductase, whose translation is MSRAHHRSAGRVPDFAVLGGGLSGRLVAWRLAGEGHRVALYERGGPEGGEAAAWVAAAMLAPLAEAAVAELLITELGVASLDTWPRILAELPEPVFFQRNGTLVVWHTADRTEAPLFERRVRANAPRALADANFVALAGAQLDAAEPALAGRFARGWLLEGEGQLDNRQALAALAAGLAERGVEAHWHTTVDEANPPPARVTIDCRGLGAKPALPGLRGIRGEVARVHAPGITLTRPVRLLHPRYPLYIAPKENDVFVIGATEIEGEDRSPVSVRSALELLSAAFAVHPAFGEARILELNTQCRPTLPDHRPALIWDGKTTLRVNGLYRHGFMIAPAVADEAARIAQALLDARVNDAESFESLRRASRWGEMLHAQGAHEPA
- a CDS encoding MFS transporter, yielding MGYFQWFTELNARERRTLYAGFGGYAVDAFDFMIYSFLIPTLIATWGMTKSEAGMIATSSLISSAIGGWLAGILADRYGRVRVLQWTIATFAVFTCLSGFTHSFWQLLATRTLQGIGFGGEWTVVTMMMAETIRSPQHRAKAVGTVQSSWSFGWGAAAILYWAFFALLPEEYAWRACFWIGIVPALWIFYVRRNVSDPDVFVATRRARESGAMRSHFMQIFAPAHLATTLLGSALCTGMLGGYYAITTWLPTYLKTVRHLSVFNTSGYLIVLIVGSFTGYIVGAILCDKIGRRASFILFAIGSFALGMAYTMLPITDTAMLLLGFPLGIVVQGIFAGVGAYLSELYPNAIRGSGQGFCYNLGRGLGSFFPILVGVFAQTTSLVKAIGVVAGAGYLLVIVAALCLPETKGKVLTEETPAAAGERPSAESTAR
- a CDS encoding SDR family NAD(P)-dependent oxidoreductase: MSASSARVVLITGAGSGIGAALARRIAAPGVSLMLHARGADEASRARLITVSADCEQRGAICATTCGDLAERGNAAALVDATLAYFGALDQIVANAGHAQRQTLATLDAASLESAFAAMPAAFAALVQRARPALERSARARVVALSSFVAHRYRAGAPFAATGAAKAALESLAKTAAAELAPHGVTVNCVAPGYTRKDQGPTPENAPVWERAAQETPLGHVADPTDVAELIAFLLSDAARHITGQVIHIDGGLTL